The genomic DNA AGGTGCTCTCAGCCCTCCAAATGTGGGGCGTCACTCATGTGTATGTGGGTTTGCACCGCGACCAGTTGCCTTTCGGCTGGGCTCGAGGCGGATTGACCAACGAGAGGCTATTAGACAGCGCTCACTATCGCCCGCTCTACTTGCGTGATGGGGCCGGTGTATTCGAGGTAGTGTATTAACCGGCTTTTACTCGGCATCTCCCCGCAAACGTTTGATGGCCAGGGGCAAGCGGGGCAGAAGATCCCCTGCTACCACCCCTGCGTCGCCTAAGTCTTGACGCGCCATCTCCCCCGCCAGCCCGTGCAAATATGCACCCAGAAGCGCGGCCTCGTAAAGCCCCAGTCCTTGGGCCAGCAAGCCGACGATTGCCCCCGCCAGTATATCCCCTGTGCCCGCCGTAGCCAGGGCGGGGTTGGCGAAGGGAAGAATGGTGATGTGCCCTTCGGGTGAAGCCAGCACGCTGCACGCACCTTTCAACAGGACTACTTGCCCCCATTCGGCGGCCGCGTGGCGGGCTATGCCGATGCGATCTGCCTGCACATCCGCAGTCTCCACTCGGAGTAGCCGAGCCATTTCCCCAGGGTGGGGCGTTAGGAGACAGGAGCCTCTTAGTTCTTTCCACCAGTTTTTCTTCTGGGCCAGGATATTGAGTGCGTCGGCATCTATCACCATAGGCAGCGATGCAGGGATCTCGATGGCCATCTTGGATTCCAAAAACCCTATGCGCGTCTTTCGGTCGGGTCGCTCACTGCCCAACAGTCGCCACACCAACTCGGCCGTGCCAATTTCCTGCCCAATGCCCGGCCCTAGGAGCAAAGCCTGATACCGGCTCATCGGCTCTATTAACACCTTCACGGCATCGGGAGCGAGAGCACCCACATCATCAGGCAGCACCAGGAACGTGGCTTCATGTATACTAGCCGCAAGAACAGGGTAAATCGCCCCTGGCACAGCCAGGGTTACCAAGCCTGCGCCAACACGTGTCGCTGCAGCGGCAGCCAAGTAAGGTGCGCCGGTGTAATTTGCTGAACCCGCCACAATCAGCGCCTTGCCAAAGGTTCCTTTGTTCGCGTTACGCGGGCGGGCAGGGAGCAAGGTCCTTGCTTCCTCAGCAGTAGCGACTTCGAGATCCACATCGGCGGCCAGATCAACAGGGATGCCAATATCCGCCACTACGAGTTCGCCCACGTATGCTACGCCTGGGGGGAGAAAAAGACCCACTTTCGGGAAGGCAAAGGTAACGGTGAGGTCAGCCGGTGGCGTCACCGGGTCAACGGCACCGGTGTCACTGTTCAGACCAGAGGGCAGGTCTATTGCTACCACGTAGGGTTTTTTGGCCCGGATGACTGGATTGACCAGGCGACTGAGTGGCCCATCTTTAATACGCGCCTGGCTCGTGTACTCGCAGACCAGGCGCAAGATTTCTTTCAGTATTCCTTCGACGGGTCGCGTCAACCCCGTCCCCAAGAGAGCATCCACAATAGTGTCCGCTTTATCCAAGAGGCAGCAGAGTGTCCCCATCCCAGGGTCATCTGAGGCCCACACGAGGGGAATGCCGTCGGCTTGTACTCTCGATAGATCGTCGTCATCCCTGACCTTGCGCACAGACACGTAGACCATAACGTTATATCCCGACTCATGGAGATAATGAGCACAGACCAACCCATCTCCGCC from Chloroflexota bacterium includes the following:
- a CDS encoding NAD(P)H-hydrate dehydratase, producing MKVVTAKQMREFEAATDRSGLSYAQMMENAGRLAAQAIRERRRPEQGPVLVLVGPGNNGGDGLVCAHYLHESGYNVMVYVSVRKVRDDDDLSRVQADGIPLVWASDDPGMGTLCCLLDKADTIVDALLGTGLTRPVEGILKEILRLVCEYTSQARIKDGPLSRLVNPVIRAKKPYVVAIDLPSGLNSDTGAVDPVTPPADLTVTFAFPKVGLFLPPGVAYVGELVVADIGIPVDLAADVDLEVATAEEARTLLPARPRNANKGTFGKALIVAGSANYTGAPYLAAAAATRVGAGLVTLAVPGAIYPVLAASIHEATFLVLPDDVGALAPDAVKVLIEPMSRYQALLLGPGIGQEIGTAELVWRLLGSERPDRKTRIGFLESKMAIEIPASLPMVIDADALNILAQKKNWWKELRGSCLLTPHPGEMARLLRVETADVQADRIGIARHAAAEWGQVVLLKGACSVLASPEGHITILPFANPALATAGTGDILAGAIVGLLAQGLGLYEAALLGAYLHGLAGEMARQDLGDAGVVAGDLLPRLPLAIKRLRGDAE